The Spirosoma foliorum genome has a window encoding:
- a CDS encoding LysE family translocator — translation MFLPILFGFLLGVGLCLTFGTVFFALIQNSVDNGFRSGMKIVFGVIVGDILFVTAALLGTAFIPKVQGFENIMAAVGVIFLVAMGLVNILKGTPRLAYPKTRFGNFVYYFTTGFFLNALNPVNFVAWVAIVAYIRSHLHYTDAQQYGFMIAALVGVFATESALAYYANRLKRLFTPRVVLIFNRVTGVVFLIGAVNIAYTRLLEPLQKALNW, via the coding sequence GTGTTCTTACCTATTCTATTTGGTTTTTTATTAGGCGTAGGCCTTTGTCTGACATTTGGGACGGTGTTTTTTGCGCTGATTCAAAACAGTGTCGACAACGGTTTCCGCTCGGGGATGAAAATTGTTTTTGGGGTTATTGTCGGCGATATTCTGTTTGTAACGGCGGCCTTACTGGGTACGGCTTTCATTCCCAAGGTTCAGGGATTTGAGAATATTATGGCTGCGGTAGGGGTGATATTTCTGGTCGCGATGGGACTGGTCAATATTCTGAAAGGTACGCCCCGCCTGGCCTATCCGAAAACACGATTCGGAAATTTTGTCTATTATTTCACAACCGGCTTCTTTCTGAACGCCCTCAATCCAGTCAACTTTGTCGCCTGGGTAGCTATTGTGGCCTATATTCGTTCGCACCTGCACTACACCGATGCGCAACAATATGGATTCATGATTGCGGCTTTGGTTGGGGTATTTGCCACCGAAAGCGCGCTGGCTTATTATGCCAACCGACTCAAACGACTCTTTACTCCCCGTGTTGTCTTGATCTTCAATCGCGTAACGGGCGTCGTCTTCCTCATCGGGGCCGTTAATATTGCCTATACTCGTTTGCTGGAACCGCTCCAGAAAGCACTGAATTGGTAG
- a CDS encoding M28 family metallopeptidase — protein MHHKLLLTSLFLGTALLSYGQDDKLDMTMIQKIRTEGLEHSQVMETAFYLTDVNGPRLQGPGFLKAANWAKTKLNSWGLQNSRLEAWGEWGQGWGVEHSYLAMTAPYYKTIIAVPRAWSGSTNKLQSADILYISSNDTTALESYRTKLKNKVILLDQSFKGMPSFKADADRFTDEDLLKMANEAPPAQRGANDTTFRSRIMAMRTQNAFNQKMRKLAKQEGAIGMLNTTQTSKDGTLFVSGDYANAALGATPDDLADLSIAVEDYMTLCRLMKAGIPVKLELDVKTKFYKDDTKGYNVLAEIPGTDPKLKDEVVMLGAHLDSWHAATGATDNAAGSSVMMEAVRILNTIGAKPKRTIRIALWSGEEQGLHGSKNYVANHLVDKATNKLTKEGENIAAYFNVDNGTGKIRGIYLQGNLAAGPIFQQWLKPFNDLGATTITPANTGGTDHQSFDRVGLPGFQFIQDRIEYNTRTHHTNMDTYDHLQPDDLKQAATVVASFVYNAAMRDQKIPRKAVAAQVAR, from the coding sequence ATGCATCACAAACTACTCTTAACCAGTCTATTCCTTGGCACTGCCCTGCTTAGCTACGGACAGGATGATAAACTGGATATGACCATGATCCAGAAAATTCGGACAGAAGGTCTGGAACACTCGCAGGTTATGGAAACAGCTTTCTACCTAACCGATGTCAACGGTCCCCGTTTGCAAGGCCCTGGTTTCCTGAAAGCCGCTAACTGGGCGAAAACAAAACTTAATAGCTGGGGATTACAGAACTCCCGTCTGGAAGCCTGGGGCGAATGGGGACAAGGATGGGGAGTGGAACATTCCTATCTGGCAATGACTGCTCCTTATTACAAAACAATCATCGCCGTACCACGAGCCTGGAGTGGCAGCACCAACAAACTACAGTCTGCCGATATTCTATATATCAGTTCAAACGACACGACAGCGCTGGAAAGCTACCGGACTAAACTTAAGAACAAGGTTATTCTGCTCGATCAATCGTTCAAGGGTATGCCTTCGTTCAAAGCGGATGCCGATCGGTTTACCGATGAAGACCTGCTGAAAATGGCGAATGAAGCGCCACCAGCCCAACGAGGAGCCAATGATACGACCTTCCGCAGTCGGATTATGGCGATGCGTACGCAGAATGCATTTAATCAGAAAATGCGGAAACTGGCGAAACAGGAAGGGGCAATTGGGATGCTCAACACAACACAGACTAGTAAAGATGGAACGCTGTTCGTCAGTGGCGATTATGCTAATGCGGCTCTGGGCGCAACTCCCGATGATCTTGCCGATCTCTCGATAGCCGTTGAAGACTATATGACGCTCTGCCGACTCATGAAAGCCGGTATTCCGGTAAAACTGGAGCTAGATGTAAAAACCAAATTTTACAAAGACGACACCAAAGGCTATAACGTACTGGCAGAAATTCCGGGCACCGATCCTAAACTGAAAGACGAAGTGGTCATGCTCGGTGCCCACCTCGACTCCTGGCATGCGGCCACAGGCGCTACCGATAATGCGGCTGGCAGTTCGGTCATGATGGAAGCCGTTCGGATTCTGAATACCATTGGCGCAAAACCCAAACGAACCATTCGGATTGCGCTCTGGAGCGGTGAAGAGCAGGGATTACACGGTTCCAAAAATTACGTAGCAAATCATTTAGTCGATAAGGCTACCAACAAGTTGACCAAAGAGGGTGAGAACATAGCTGCTTATTTTAACGTCGATAACGGTACAGGTAAAATTCGGGGAATCTATTTGCAGGGCAATCTGGCCGCTGGTCCCATTTTTCAGCAATGGCTGAAACCCTTTAACGATCTGGGTGCCACAACCATCACACCTGCAAATACGGGCGGAACGGATCACCAGTCTTTCGACCGGGTAGGCTTGCCAGGTTTCCAGTTTATTCAGGACCGAATTGAGTACAACACGCGTACGCACCACACGAACATGGATACCTACGATCACCTACAACCCGATGATCTGAAACAGGCCGCTACAGTTGTTGCCAGCTTTGTCTACAACGCAGCAATGCGGGATCAGAAAATTCCAAGAAAGGCCGTTGCTGCACAAGTAGCTAGGTAA
- a CDS encoding phytanoyl-CoA dioxygenase family protein yields the protein MQPTGTPAAMAPTMIPDNAHKDIPGNPSTATSSKISLNDRSNGNKLRVLSEEDWQFWKHNGYIVIKQAVPKEQADRLANFLWEFEEKDPNDPTTWYAPPRAEMKMKELTNSGMVELYNHQYEWDNRQYPRVYDAFVDIWGTEKLWVTIDRANLNFPVRPGHEFKGFIHWDYDPETRPQNVQGVLALADQTDENMGGFQCIPELYRTYDTWKLTQPADRNRFQPDTTGFDFVKVKMEAGDLLIFNSTEPHGIRPNRSTDKVRIAQYISMMPAEEDNEALRQWRITSWRDRQAPEGYAFPGDPRNWEKERYQTAELSPLGKKLLGLDSWE from the coding sequence ATGCAGCCCACAGGTACGCCTGCCGCAATGGCCCCTACCATGATTCCTGATAATGCGCATAAAGACATTCCAGGCAATCCATCGACAGCTACCAGTAGCAAAATCAGTTTAAATGACCGATCCAACGGAAACAAATTGCGTGTTTTGTCAGAAGAAGACTGGCAATTTTGGAAGCACAACGGCTACATCGTTATCAAGCAGGCTGTGCCCAAAGAACAGGCCGACCGGCTCGCCAATTTCCTGTGGGAGTTTGAAGAAAAAGACCCCAATGATCCAACCACCTGGTACGCACCACCTCGCGCCGAAATGAAAATGAAAGAGTTGACCAATAGTGGTATGGTCGAACTCTACAATCACCAATATGAGTGGGATAATCGCCAATATCCGCGTGTGTACGATGCCTTCGTCGATATCTGGGGCACGGAGAAATTGTGGGTAACCATCGATCGGGCCAATCTGAATTTTCCGGTTCGACCAGGCCACGAATTCAAGGGGTTCATTCACTGGGACTATGATCCTGAAACGCGTCCGCAAAATGTACAGGGTGTATTGGCACTGGCCGATCAAACTGACGAAAACATGGGTGGCTTTCAGTGCATTCCTGAACTCTATCGGACGTATGACACCTGGAAACTGACCCAGCCTGCCGACCGAAATCGGTTTCAGCCTGATACGACTGGCTTCGATTTCGTAAAGGTGAAAATGGAAGCAGGCGATCTGCTGATTTTCAATAGTACCGAGCCACACGGCATCCGTCCAAATCGATCAACCGATAAAGTCAGAATAGCCCAATACATTTCGATGATGCCTGCTGAAGAAGACAACGAAGCGTTGCGTCAGTGGCGTATCACCTCGTGGCGCGATCGCCAGGCCCCCGAAGGGTATGCCTTCCCCGGAGACCCCCGCAATTGGGAAAAGGAGCGTTATCAAACCGCCGAGCTGTCGCCGTTGGGCAAAAAGCTGCTGGGTTTGGATAGTTGGGAGTAA
- the surE gene encoding 5'/3'-nucleotidase SurE → MSDQKPLILVTNDDGITAHGIRTLAELMKQLGSVVVVAPNSPQSGMGHAITIANPIRLYPSDIYGDIPAYECSGTPADCVKLAKHHILKDRAPDLVVSGINHGSNSSISILYSGTMSAAIEGAIEGIPAIGFSLNDFTRQADFSHTHEHILAIARNVLEKGLKPGTALNVNFPARTAEPLKGIRICRQANAKWQEVFDERRDPHGRRYFWLAGDFVNFDTHAEDTDEYALANNYTSIVPCQYDLTAYGMLDELTNWKL, encoded by the coding sequence ATGTCTGATCAGAAGCCCTTAATATTAGTTACGAACGACGATGGCATTACTGCCCACGGCATTCGCACACTTGCCGAATTAATGAAACAATTGGGTTCGGTGGTAGTCGTTGCCCCCAACAGCCCACAATCAGGTATGGGTCACGCCATTACGATTGCCAACCCGATCCGCCTTTACCCATCCGATATTTACGGCGATATACCTGCTTATGAATGCTCTGGCACACCTGCCGATTGCGTGAAGCTAGCCAAACACCATATTCTAAAAGACCGTGCTCCCGATTTGGTCGTAAGCGGTATTAATCACGGCAGCAACTCGTCAATCAGCATTCTGTATTCGGGAACGATGTCGGCGGCTATCGAAGGAGCTATTGAAGGAATTCCGGCCATCGGATTTTCCCTCAACGACTTCACTCGTCAGGCCGATTTTTCGCATACGCATGAGCACATTCTGGCCATTGCCCGCAACGTACTGGAAAAAGGGCTAAAGCCAGGAACAGCGCTTAACGTTAACTTTCCGGCCCGTACGGCTGAGCCGCTGAAAGGCATCCGTATTTGTCGACAGGCGAATGCCAAATGGCAGGAAGTTTTCGATGAACGACGCGATCCGCACGGTCGTCGATATTTTTGGCTTGCCGGTGATTTTGTCAACTTCGACACCCACGCCGAAGACACGGATGAATATGCCCTGGCCAATAACTATACCTCAATTGTTCCATGCCAATATGACCTGACGGCCTACGGCATGCTAGACGAATTAACGAATTGGAAACTTTAA
- a CDS encoding M61 family metallopeptidase — MKTQFLLFLSCLFVHFGNAQTIKYDVSFPNAIHHEAQITLTVSELPKQAATFRMSRSSPGRYATHEFGKNVYNVRAVDEQNQPLVVTRTDGDVYTVGVHKGTIKLTYTLFGNYPDGTYMGIDPQSIHINMPATFMWIKGFDQRSIEVKFNLPSENMGVVATQLVPTADKYTYTAPNLQYFMDSPTKIGKLAVKEWQRTNTDGKSITFRVALEAAVADSTADGFAKKIARIVDQAKAVYGEFPSYDYGSYTFLANLNPYVRGDGMEHRNSTMIAVPIAFTGPEHVLGVFAHEFFHCWNVERIRPKTLEPFNFEKSNMSYELWFAEGFTQYYGELLLTRAGFTPVPEYMNTLTGIISSKQLTPGGTYYSPIDASCHAVFVDAGTSIDRSNYPNMFTSYYFYGAAVALALDLELRQRNLSLDAYMQAVWKRFGKPEQPYTVAGLQSVLASLTTPDFASSFFNKFVYGHESIDYASLLAKAGLALKKAQEGKAWIGNVRYSEANGGLTIMANTVRETPLYEAGLDIDDVVTAVDGQAVAKIADIQNLLGQHKPGEAIQVAYTHRGDSKTASVTLVENPALSVQLYENAGLTLTPEMQKFRANWLDAKVVK, encoded by the coding sequence ATGAAAACCCAATTTCTCCTCTTCCTTTCCTGTCTGTTTGTTCACTTCGGCAACGCCCAGACCATAAAGTACGACGTATCCTTTCCGAACGCCATCCACCACGAAGCCCAGATTACACTGACTGTTTCGGAATTGCCAAAGCAAGCGGCAACGTTTCGCATGAGTCGTTCGTCGCCTGGTCGGTACGCTACCCACGAATTCGGCAAGAATGTCTATAACGTTCGGGCAGTCGATGAACAGAATCAGCCGCTGGTCGTCACCCGAACCGATGGCGATGTTTATACGGTGGGCGTTCACAAAGGGACCATTAAACTTACATACACGCTATTCGGCAACTATCCCGATGGTACCTACATGGGTATCGATCCGCAAAGCATTCATATCAACATGCCTGCTACATTCATGTGGATCAAAGGCTTCGATCAACGTTCTATTGAGGTCAAATTCAACCTTCCCAGCGAGAACATGGGTGTGGTGGCTACTCAGCTAGTGCCCACGGCCGACAAGTACACGTACACGGCTCCCAACCTTCAGTATTTCATGGATTCTCCTACGAAGATTGGAAAGCTAGCCGTGAAGGAGTGGCAACGCACCAACACCGACGGCAAATCCATCACGTTTCGGGTAGCTCTGGAAGCTGCAGTAGCGGATTCTACTGCTGATGGCTTTGCGAAGAAAATAGCCCGTATCGTCGATCAGGCCAAGGCCGTTTATGGCGAATTTCCCAGTTACGATTACGGGAGTTATACCTTTCTGGCCAACCTGAATCCGTATGTTCGGGGCGATGGCATGGAGCATCGCAACTCGACCATGATTGCCGTCCCCATTGCGTTCACTGGTCCAGAGCACGTATTAGGGGTATTCGCTCATGAATTTTTTCACTGCTGGAATGTTGAGCGTATTCGTCCTAAGACACTGGAACCGTTCAACTTCGAGAAAAGCAACATGAGTTACGAGTTGTGGTTTGCCGAAGGGTTTACGCAATATTACGGCGAACTGCTACTGACTCGGGCAGGTTTCACCCCCGTTCCTGAGTACATGAATACGCTAACGGGAATCATTTCGAGCAAACAATTAACCCCAGGCGGCACCTATTATTCGCCGATTGATGCGAGTTGCCACGCTGTTTTTGTTGATGCCGGCACATCTATCGACCGCTCGAACTATCCCAACATGTTTACGTCATATTACTTCTATGGCGCTGCCGTAGCGCTGGCCTTAGACTTGGAATTACGTCAGCGGAACTTATCACTGGATGCGTACATGCAGGCTGTTTGGAAGCGATTTGGCAAACCTGAGCAACCTTATACTGTGGCTGGTCTGCAAAGTGTACTGGCCAGCCTGACGACGCCTGATTTTGCCAGTTCTTTCTTCAATAAATTCGTTTACGGACATGAATCGATTGACTATGCGTCGTTATTGGCGAAGGCTGGATTGGCCCTAAAAAAAGCGCAGGAAGGCAAGGCCTGGATAGGTAATGTCCGCTATTCTGAAGCCAACGGCGGATTAACAATCATGGCTAATACAGTTCGGGAAACCCCACTCTATGAAGCAGGATTAGATATTGACGATGTGGTGACGGCTGTAGATGGTCAGGCTGTTGCTAAGATTGCCGATATACAAAACCTATTAGGTCAACACAAACCCGGCGAAGCTATTCAGGTCGCTTACACCCATCGGGGAGATTCCAAAACAGCGTCAGTTACGCTGGTTGAAAACCCTGCCCTATCAGTTCAATTATACGAAAACGCTGGTCTTACGCTTACACCTGAGATGCAGAAATTCCGTGCGAACTGGCTGGATGCGAAGGTGGTAAAGTAG
- a CDS encoding NUDIX domain-containing protein produces the protein MNTTENPWQTLNSSVKYENPWLSIRHEDVVTPAGTPGIYGVVSFKNKAVGVIPIDADGNTYLVGQYRYPLNEYSWEIPEGGSPLGTDPLDSAKRELKEETGLEAQKWTKIARIHTSNSATDEEGFLYIAEDLVQGEHAPEETEDLRVWKLPLAEAIEMVMTSQITDSLSVSGLMIVARLRGI, from the coding sequence ATGAACACAACTGAAAACCCCTGGCAGACGCTGAATTCGTCGGTCAAATATGAAAATCCTTGGCTGTCTATTCGGCACGAGGATGTGGTAACGCCTGCTGGTACTCCCGGTATTTATGGTGTCGTTAGTTTTAAAAATAAAGCTGTAGGCGTGATTCCGATCGATGCCGACGGTAACACCTATCTCGTTGGCCAATATCGCTATCCACTGAACGAATATTCGTGGGAAATTCCCGAAGGTGGCTCGCCATTAGGAACCGATCCGCTTGATTCGGCCAAACGCGAATTGAAAGAAGAAACAGGTTTAGAGGCTCAGAAATGGACAAAAATTGCCCGCATCCACACATCCAACTCTGCCACCGACGAAGAAGGTTTTCTATACATTGCTGAGGACTTAGTTCAGGGCGAACACGCTCCCGAAGAAACCGAAGATCTGCGCGTCTGGAAACTTCCTTTAGCCGAAGCGATTGAGATGGTAATGACTAGCCAAATTACCGATTCACTCAGTGTGAGTGGCCTGATGATCGTAGCCCGTTTGCGGGGAATCTAA
- a CDS encoding alpha/beta hydrolase — protein sequence MTKFFHFVFLICLFAALANPSLGQSTPATKPFVLGVIDAIQSKELGETRTLNIYLPDGYSKDSMANYPVIYLLDGSADEDFIHIAGLVQFANFSWVNLLPKSIVVGIANVDRRRDFTYPTTIEKDKKDYPTTGHSQKFIAFLEKELQPYIQKKYSSNPNKTIIGQSLGGLLATEILFKKPDLFNQYIIVSPSLWWDNESLLAHQPAFLQAGFHQKTMVFVAVGKEGKIMETDSGRLMDMLKKAPVGTLKSDFHYFADENHATIFHLAVYKAFERFKK from the coding sequence ATGACCAAATTCTTTCATTTTGTCTTTCTCATTTGCCTGTTCGCAGCTCTAGCCAACCCTTCGCTTGGGCAAAGTACACCAGCTACAAAGCCTTTTGTATTAGGAGTAATCGACGCCATTCAATCGAAGGAGTTAGGGGAAACCAGAACGCTGAACATCTACTTACCGGATGGCTATTCGAAAGACTCGATGGCCAACTATCCAGTCATTTACCTACTGGATGGTTCGGCCGATGAAGACTTCATCCATATAGCCGGGTTGGTTCAGTTTGCTAATTTCTCCTGGGTTAATTTACTTCCCAAATCAATCGTTGTCGGCATTGCGAATGTGGATAGACGACGCGACTTCACCTACCCGACCACTATTGAGAAGGATAAAAAGGATTATCCAACAACCGGACATTCGCAAAAATTTATCGCGTTTCTCGAGAAGGAACTACAACCGTACATTCAAAAGAAGTACAGTAGCAACCCCAATAAAACCATCATTGGTCAATCGCTGGGCGGGCTTTTAGCAACTGAAATTCTATTTAAGAAGCCTGATTTATTCAATCAATATATCATTGTCAGCCCAAGTCTGTGGTGGGATAACGAATCGTTACTGGCTCATCAGCCCGCCTTTCTCCAAGCTGGTTTTCACCAAAAGACAATGGTCTTTGTCGCTGTTGGGAAAGAAGGTAAAATTATGGAAACCGACTCGGGCCGATTGATGGATATGTTGAAAAAAGCACCCGTGGGCACCCTTAAATCCGATTTCCACTACTTTGCCGATGAAAACCACGCGACCATTTTTCATCTGGCCGTCTACAAAGCCTTTGAGCGTTTCAAAAAGTAA
- a CDS encoding GH3 family domain-containing protein — protein MALLGSMLKNGIRLSNVVRLRQFNPLRQQRKVFRKLIRKAQFTKFGTAYHFDELLRSVEFGSEGEFYQKYKQHVPIHDYNKMFDGWWKQTLAGEKNVAWPGKVKYFALSSGTSEASTKYIPVTKSMSKAIQRTSIRQILTLGKYQNLPSTLYEKGCLMLGGSTDLNAREGHYEGDLSGITASKIPLWFERFYKPGRDIAQEKDWALKLDEITEQAASWDIGYVVGVPAWIQLLMEKIIARYKVKTIHDIWPNLMVFCHGGVSFEPYRAGFEKLLSHPITYIETYLASEGFIAYQTHPSAEGMQLVLNNGLFFEFIPFNEQNFSPDGELVDKPKTLMISEVEEGKEYALLLSTCSGAWRYLIGDTIRFVNKKRAEIVITGRTKHFLSLCGEHLSVDNMNKAIEMVSEDLGISIREFTVAGVTHDTLFAHNWYIGTDDKVDANDLRNRIDAKLKELNDDYAVERRHALKDITVTVLPNQTFYAWMQSKGKMGGQNKFPRVLKKGMIKEWENFLKEV, from the coding sequence ATGGCACTATTAGGTAGTATGCTCAAAAACGGCATTCGCTTATCGAATGTCGTTCGGCTTCGGCAGTTTAATCCGCTTCGCCAGCAACGCAAAGTTTTCCGTAAACTCATCCGAAAAGCGCAGTTCACAAAATTCGGAACGGCTTATCATTTCGATGAGTTGCTCCGCTCGGTTGAGTTTGGTAGTGAGGGCGAATTCTATCAGAAATACAAACAGCACGTCCCGATCCACGACTACAACAAAATGTTCGATGGCTGGTGGAAACAAACGCTGGCTGGCGAAAAAAACGTGGCCTGGCCGGGTAAGGTAAAATATTTTGCTCTTAGCTCGGGGACGTCTGAAGCCTCGACAAAGTACATCCCGGTTACGAAGTCGATGTCGAAGGCCATTCAACGAACGAGCATTCGGCAAATTCTAACCCTTGGTAAGTACCAGAATCTCCCCTCAACACTCTACGAAAAAGGCTGTTTGATGTTGGGCGGCAGTACCGATCTGAATGCACGAGAAGGTCACTACGAGGGCGACCTTAGCGGCATTACCGCCAGTAAAATTCCCCTATGGTTCGAACGATTTTACAAGCCCGGCCGCGACATTGCCCAGGAAAAAGACTGGGCGCTGAAACTGGATGAAATCACGGAACAAGCCGCAAGCTGGGACATTGGCTATGTTGTGGGCGTACCGGCCTGGATTCAGTTGCTGATGGAGAAAATTATTGCCCGATACAAGGTCAAAACGATTCATGATATCTGGCCCAACCTGATGGTTTTCTGCCACGGGGGGGTGTCGTTTGAGCCATATCGGGCGGGTTTCGAGAAACTCCTCTCCCACCCCATTACCTATATTGAGACGTACCTGGCCTCCGAAGGATTTATTGCTTATCAAACACACCCCAGTGCCGAAGGTATGCAGCTGGTCCTGAACAACGGGCTATTTTTCGAATTTATTCCGTTCAACGAACAGAATTTCTCACCCGATGGCGAACTGGTTGATAAACCTAAAACCCTGATGATCAGCGAAGTAGAAGAGGGTAAAGAATACGCTCTTCTGCTGTCGACCTGCTCCGGAGCATGGCGTTACCTGATTGGTGACACGATTCGATTCGTCAATAAAAAACGGGCCGAAATTGTCATTACTGGTCGTACAAAACACTTTTTAAGTTTGTGTGGAGAACACCTCTCGGTCGATAACATGAACAAAGCCATCGAGATGGTTTCGGAAGATCTGGGCATCTCGATTCGCGAGTTTACCGTGGCAGGCGTAACGCACGATACGTTGTTTGCCCATAACTGGTATATCGGTACCGACGATAAAGTAGATGCCAACGACCTCCGTAATCGTATCGATGCCAAGCTTAAAGAGCTAAACGACGATTACGCCGTCGAACGTCGGCACGCCCTCAAAGACATTACCGTGACTGTATTGCCCAACCAGACCTTTTACGCCTGGATGCAATCTAAAGGCAAAATGGGCGGTCAGAACAAATTCCCGAGAGTATTGAAAAAGGGCATGATTAAGGAGTGGGAGAATTTTTTAAAAGAGGTATGA
- a CDS encoding AraC family transcriptional regulator codes for MKIALEQISPDADSSFHILETPRLNDVFLWHYHPEYEIVYITGANGTRHVGDHISRYEGSDLVFIGPNIPHLNFDYGVTTEHRKVVVQLKETFLGDLFGQAPEFAAIARLFELARAGISFHGETKRLVGEQLESLPNRPPFERLMALLLIFQQLATSQEAVSLHGKPITNAYNLSEQQRLKRLYQFIEDNYQRKFELAEVAALTNLTTAAFCRYVKRMTRLTFTQFLNQYRINQAQKLLLLDHNVTEACFASGFESLSYFNKIFRRVTGENPLQFKKRHRE; via the coding sequence ATGAAGATCGCTCTGGAACAAATCAGCCCTGACGCTGACAGTTCATTTCACATTCTGGAAACGCCCCGATTAAACGATGTTTTTTTGTGGCACTACCATCCCGAATATGAAATTGTATACATCACTGGGGCCAACGGTACCCGGCATGTAGGCGATCACATTTCGCGCTATGAGGGGAGCGATCTGGTCTTTATTGGCCCTAATATTCCGCATCTCAACTTCGATTATGGCGTGACAACTGAGCACCGAAAAGTGGTTGTGCAACTGAAAGAAACGTTTCTGGGTGACCTATTTGGGCAGGCACCGGAGTTTGCCGCGATTGCTCGCCTATTCGAGCTGGCACGCGCGGGCATTTCTTTTCATGGAGAAACAAAACGGCTGGTTGGTGAGCAACTGGAAAGCCTTCCGAATCGCCCGCCCTTTGAACGACTGATGGCCTTGCTACTCATTTTTCAGCAGTTAGCCACGAGCCAGGAAGCTGTTTCTCTACATGGAAAACCGATTACAAACGCGTATAATTTGAGCGAACAACAACGCCTGAAACGGCTGTATCAATTTATTGAGGATAATTACCAACGCAAATTTGAGCTGGCTGAAGTAGCTGCGTTAACAAACCTGACCACGGCCGCTTTTTGTCGTTATGTGAAACGGATGACTCGACTGACATTCACGCAGTTTCTAAATCAGTACCGCATCAATCAGGCTCAGAAACTACTACTGCTCGACCATAACGTAACCGAAGCCTGTTTTGCCAGTGGGTTTGAGAGTTTGTCGTACTTCAACAAGATTTTTCGGCGTGTTACGGGCGAAAATCCTCTTCAGTTTAAGAAGCGACATCGAGAGTGA